In Flavobacterium gelatinilyticum, a genomic segment contains:
- a CDS encoding group III truncated hemoglobin gives METLKDISTLEDIKQMVNSFYANVRKDDLIGPIFNDKLQDRWEPHLQKMYGFWQTILFDVRAYSGSPFPPHKQLPVEKTHFDRWISIFNTTIDAQFAGPVTEEAKMRATNMAHMFSHKIEHFRNIENELKNMVIK, from the coding sequence ATGGAGACACTAAAAGATATTTCAACTCTGGAAGACATCAAACAAATGGTAAACAGCTTTTATGCTAATGTTAGAAAAGATGATCTTATAGGACCAATTTTTAATGATAAATTACAAGACCGCTGGGAACCGCATTTACAAAAAATGTACGGATTCTGGCAGACCATTTTATTTGATGTTCGTGCTTATTCCGGATCACCTTTTCCTCCGCACAAACAATTACCAGTAGAAAAAACACATTTTGACCGCTGGATTTCGATATTCAATACTACAATTGATGCCCAGTTTGCAGGCCCGGTTACAGAAGAAGCCAAAATGCGTGCAACAAATATGGCACACATGTTCAGCCACAAAATTGAACACTTTCGAAATATCGAAAATGAATTAAAAAATATGGTTATTAAATAG
- a CDS encoding DUF4136 domain-containing protein has product MKTFKLVPILLLLILSSCSSVTVYSDYDKNVDFAPYKTYAFFKPGIDKVEISDLDKRRILHAIDNEMQAKGLTKSENPDLLVNIFTKSREQVNVNQFSAGWGYGWGWGWNPWMMYGGNQTMVSTSTEGTLFIDLIDAKKKEMIWQGEGQGTLTKNVDKKDQKVAEFVNKILAQYPPVKK; this is encoded by the coding sequence ATGAAAACATTCAAATTAGTTCCGATTTTGCTGCTTTTGATTCTTTCTTCCTGCAGCAGTGTTACTGTATATTCTGACTACGACAAAAACGTCGATTTTGCGCCTTACAAAACGTATGCTTTCTTTAAGCCCGGAATTGACAAGGTCGAGATTTCTGATTTGGATAAAAGACGAATTCTTCATGCCATAGATAATGAAATGCAGGCAAAAGGTTTAACCAAAAGTGAAAATCCTGATTTACTGGTAAACATTTTTACCAAATCGAGAGAACAGGTAAACGTAAACCAGTTTAGCGCCGGATGGGGCTACGGATGGGGATGGGGATGGAATCCGTGGATGATGTACGGCGGAAACCAGACTATGGTATCTACTTCTACCGAAGGTACTTTGTTTATTGATTTAATCGATGCCAAAAAGAAAGAAATGATCTGGCAGGGCGAAGGTCAGGGAACTTTAACTAAAAACGTCGATAAAAAAGATCAGAAAGTAGCTGAGTTTGTAAACAAAATTTTAGCTCAGTATCCGCCGGTTAAGAAATAG
- the ilvA gene encoding threonine ammonia-lyase IlvA, which produces MDLFNEVLNAKRQLESVVAATPLTQNLNLSDEFESTILLKREDLQIVRSYKIRGAYNKISSLNEKEKANGIVCASAGNHAQGVAYSCNLLKIKGKIYMPKTTPKQKVKQVQLFGKSFVEIVLTGDTFDDAYASATADAIKNHKTFVHPFDDEKVIAGQGTVGLEILESFKEPIDYVFVPIGGGGLASGLSEVFKHLSPHTKIIGVEPKGAPSMKTSIEENQNTALKTIDKFVDGAAVKQVGDKTFEICRYNLEDIILVPEGKVCTTILRLYNEEAMVVEPAGALTIAALDFYKDKIKGKNVVCIVSGSNNDIERTAEIKERSLLYEGLMHYFMIQFPQRPGALKEFVNNILGPDDDITYFQFHKKNNREVGSVVVGLELKNKNDIMAIKLNMTQNGFEFQYLNDNQDLFTQLIG; this is translated from the coding sequence ATGGATTTATTTAACGAAGTACTTAACGCAAAAAGGCAGCTCGAAAGCGTAGTTGCTGCCACTCCCCTGACCCAAAATTTAAATCTTTCTGACGAATTTGAATCTACTATATTATTAAAACGGGAAGATTTACAAATTGTACGTTCGTATAAAATCAGGGGTGCTTATAATAAGATTTCTTCATTAAATGAAAAAGAAAAAGCAAACGGAATTGTCTGCGCCAGTGCCGGAAACCACGCGCAGGGTGTTGCTTATTCGTGTAATCTTCTTAAAATAAAAGGCAAAATTTACATGCCGAAAACAACGCCAAAACAAAAAGTAAAACAGGTACAGTTATTCGGGAAATCGTTTGTAGAAATTGTTTTAACAGGAGATACTTTTGATGATGCTTACGCTTCTGCAACGGCAGATGCCATTAAAAACCATAAAACTTTTGTTCACCCATTTGATGACGAAAAAGTAATTGCCGGACAGGGAACTGTTGGTTTGGAAATTTTAGAAAGTTTTAAAGAACCTATTGATTATGTCTTTGTTCCAATTGGCGGCGGCGGACTGGCTTCCGGATTATCGGAGGTTTTTAAGCATTTAAGTCCGCACACAAAAATTATTGGCGTTGAACCCAAAGGCGCTCCTTCGATGAAAACTTCGATTGAAGAAAATCAGAATACAGCCTTGAAAACAATTGACAAATTTGTCGACGGCGCCGCTGTGAAACAAGTCGGTGACAAGACTTTTGAAATCTGCCGTTATAATTTAGAAGATATTATTCTGGTTCCCGAAGGAAAAGTCTGCACTACAATTTTACGTTTATACAATGAAGAAGCGATGGTTGTAGAACCTGCTGGTGCTTTAACAATCGCTGCCCTTGATTTTTATAAAGATAAAATCAAAGGAAAAAATGTGGTATGTATTGTAAGCGGCAGCAATAATGATATCGAACGAACTGCCGAAATAAAAGAGCGTTCTTTACTCTATGAAGGTTTAATGCATTACTTTATGATTCAGTTTCCGCAGCGTCCGGGCGCTTTAAAAGAATTTGTAAATAATATTTTGGGACCTGATGACGATATTACCTATTTTCAGTTTCATAAAAAGAACAATCGCGAAGTTGGTTCTGTAGTGGTAGGTTTGGAACTAAAAAACAAAAACGACATTATGGCCATTAAACTGAATATGACGCAAAACGGATTTGAATTTCAATACTTAAATGACAATCAGGATTTGTTTACACAGCTCATTGGATAA